GAATATATCCAATACCGGACCACATAGTAACAAGCTGGGATATTACACACGTGATTTTTCAAGATCACTTAGAGATCCTAATGTATCCTATATATCTAAGGAAAACGACTTACTTAAAAACCAGGTTAAGTTTCCTTTTGATGTCTACATTGACGCCGGTGTTGCCAATTATGAAGGGGATGATGATTTTATTAAGGTTGGTACTTGGATATCGATAGGCAGGGCTTCACCAAGATTCTATCTTCCCATGACGGTTAATGAAGGTAAATATACCGTACAATTTCGAACAATTGCAGTAAATGGAGATTCGTTCCTGAACAAGATGGAAGAGTATGCTAATATGAATATGGCTAATTATGTAGCAACCGATACTATCGATGTACAGGTCTCAGGGAGAATATATGGATTGAACATATATGATTTATCGGATTATCCTATATGGAAAGATGTATTCCGAATTCCCAAATCGTCTAAATTGAAGAAAGACGATTCACGTTATATAGATGGTTCAGACATGAATACCTATAGTTCAGAGAGATATTATACTTATGCACTAGGTACCAATGATCAGTATGGAAAGGATACGGAACGTAATATTAAGTATACATTTCCTCTGGTTGATGGAAGTCATCCTAAATATAAGAACAAGGGTATACTAAAAACAGGTTATCTCGTAAGATTTTCGTTGGAGACTACTGGAAATATGTTCTCCGATGCAAGTAGAGTTGTCATCAAGCCGAATTTCTATTTTGTCGATAAGAATGGCGAGAATAGAGTGGCTGTAGACTTATATTATTCTGAATCAATAGATAACAAAACTAGATATTTAGTTAAGGTAGGTTCTGCTTTGGATAAGATTAATATGAAGTTCGTATTAACAGGAGATTTAGAGCTGGCAGTTCCTGAAAAGGAGTTGAAGCAGACGGCAAGGCTACGAGGCGAAAAGTATGAAAAGTTTATCGGACAGTATTCGCCAATGTTCAATTTCTATGAAATCAAGCTTTGTTCTCCATTTAGAACCTACGCTAATAATGAATATGTGAATAGGATGAAGTCCTACGCTTCCTTTACGAAAGTGACAGAAGCTGGCATTACTGAAGATAAGATGTTAGAAAGACTGCAAAGATGGTACGGACAATACTATATCCCTAATGAGGTACATGTGGTTAAGAAGGGTTTTGACGTAATGGATTATGTAGATAAGTACGGCGTAGATTATGGAGAAGATTTCTGGTTGAAGGATGGATACATCATAGTTAATCTCACTATAGAAACGATTGGTGATGATGGTACACGGAGGCTAAGCTATATTAATTCAAAGAATTACCGTGATTATGGACATTGCAGCATGTGGGTAATGGAAGGACCGCCTCAGCAAAAATCAAGCTACAAAGGACCGACATTTACATTTTATGCAGGCGATTTCGTTATATATCATTCCTCAAAAAGGATGTCAGAGGACTATGAAGCAGGAGCAATCTATTAGGTTAACATAATACGAAATGAAATACAAAGTGTAGCACGAAATATTGTAGTGCAAGTTACATATCAATCTATGTTACTTGCACTTCACTTATATTATATTTCTGTTATAGATAATAAAAACAGTGTTATTTGAGAATGTAAGGGCTCCAAAAAAGTAGTTATAGTAATAAAATCCAATTTATGATAATATGAACACATATCGTGGTATCGATTTATATCTTTATATTATTTCATTTCATAGCATTATCAAGGTTAGTGAACAGGTACATGATGAAATGATATTACTAATTTGAATGAATGAGGAGGAATAGGGATGGGTTATACAAATGTAGAGAAACTAATCTTTGACAAAGAACATGAGATGTGGAAAGCAGCAAGTAATATCAATGTATCCAAGTCATTAATTAATTTGTAGGAAAGAGGCTGTCTATGGAGGATTTTCACTGGATACAATCCTTAGTAGGAGAAAGTGTCACCGAGGAGGAACTAAAATATGTAGATTGTTATGTGAATAGGAATCTTGGGCTGTTTATACCTTCTACGGGCAAATGCCTGTATGCTGCAAGACCGTTCCACGTGCATCCTTCTTATATGTTTATTATTGCATTTGGCTATGATAAGGATAAAGTAAAGCCGACGATTGATATAAAGGAAGATCATTATCTAGCTTTCGCTTTATCTCCGGATATACCGCATACCGATGAAGAAGGGATGCTGAAGCATTATTACTGTCTATTAATAGACAAGGAGTACTTCGAGGAGCAGTATAAAATGTATACCAATGAGGAACCGTATTTTAATTGGACGCAATTTGCAGTATGCCATGATATCCTAAAGATATTAAATACATTCGCTTTTGAATATAGTAAAAAGATGATGAATTCGGATATCACGCTGCAGGCTCAAAGTACCATCATCACCCATTGGTTGATTCGAAGTATATTGGGAGAGGCTTATGACTTACGCGCCATATCCTCCAATTATGCCGTAGCACGGGCAGAGCATTACATAGAACAACATTATAGTGAGCCGATTACGGTCAAAAGGCTTGCTGAAATTGGAAATATATCAGTATCCGGCTTTAATCGGATATTTAAGAAGGAAACAAAGCTGTCACCGATTGAGTACCTAATACAGGTGAGACTGGAGAAATCAAAGAAGCTTCTTATAAGAAAAGAAATACCGATTACTGAGATTGCGTTGCGCTGTGGATTTAGTAGCAGCTCACATTATTCTTCGTGCTTTCATAAGCGGTACAATGTTACGCCGTCGGAATATCGGAACTCTTATTCCTAATGTTACAGACCGTTATCAATTCTGATGAAGATGCAGTCAAAACCGTTAATGAGATATTGAGATACAGTTCTATCTGGCTATCAATCCGGGAATATATTCATAGCAAATATATTTGGAAGGAAATACAGGCCGGTCCGAACTGTATTTTTTTGATATTAATTAATAGAAATTTGATATTCTGGATGAAAGTGTTCCTTTATAATTTTACCATTCATTAAAAGGAGGAGTAAATAATATGACGAAGGAAGAAATATTTCAATTTATGAATGAAAATCCGGTTTTCTATTTAGCTTCAATGGATGGCGATCAGCCAAGAGTACGGGGAATGCTTCTATTCAGAGCGAATGAAGATGGGATAATCTTTCACACTTCGGCTCAGAAGGATGTATATGCTCAAATAAGAAATAATCCGAAGGCAGAACTCTGCTTTTTTGGGAATGGAATGCAAATAAGGGTTACTGGAGAGTTAGAATATGTTCAGGATAATGAACTAAAAGAGGAAATATACAATCATCCATCCAGAAAATTCCTTCAGGTATGGAGAGAAAATGGCATTTCAGATGATATACTTCGTATTTTTAACTTGAGAAAAGCAACTGCTGTTATATGGACGATGGAGACTAATTTTGCAGAAAAGGTACCGATAAGCTTATTCTAATTTATAACGATAGGAAGTGCGCAAAGCGCACTTCCTATTATTAATCTAGCTCAGAGGAGCTACTTTTTTTGCCCAAATAGCGATGCCATGATCCGTCTTACCCGTAAGAATAATGGTTTCCTGATTCAATTCATGATCCCAGGCTGCGGAGGCAATAAGGTGTTCCCTTCGATCACCGTAAGTGATCACGACGGATTGATCGTTGTCCGCAGACCAGCTTCCCTGAATGGAACAGCATTCGTAATAGTGATCTTTATCCAGCTTCATGGGTACAGAACACTGTACTCCCTGGGGAAGAGAAGGAGTTAACTGAATTCGT
The nucleotide sequence above comes from Variimorphobacter saccharofermentans. Encoded proteins:
- a CDS encoding pyridoxamine 5'-phosphate oxidase family protein; the protein is MTKEEIFQFMNENPVFYLASMDGDQPRVRGMLLFRANEDGIIFHTSAQKDVYAQIRNNPKAELCFFGNGMQIRVTGELEYVQDNELKEEIYNHPSRKFLQVWRENGISDDILRIFNLRKATAVIWTMETNFAEKVPISLF
- a CDS encoding AraC family transcriptional regulator, whose amino-acid sequence is MEDFHWIQSLVGESVTEEELKYVDCYVNRNLGLFIPSTGKCLYAARPFHVHPSYMFIIAFGYDKDKVKPTIDIKEDHYLAFALSPDIPHTDEEGMLKHYYCLLIDKEYFEEQYKMYTNEEPYFNWTQFAVCHDILKILNTFAFEYSKKMMNSDITLQAQSTIITHWLIRSILGEAYDLRAISSNYAVARAEHYIEQHYSEPITVKRLAEIGNISVSGFNRIFKKETKLSPIEYLIQVRLEKSKKLLIRKEIPITEIALRCGFSSSSHYSSCFHKRYNVTPSEYRNSYS